CACTGCTCGGTTGGCACGCCTTTAATTAAATCTGGGTCCATAATAATTTGGTCGAACACCGTATAGTCAGAGTTCATGCCCAGCTTTTTATCGGGGCCGGTTAATACCGTGGTACGCGAGGCTTCCGCACCGGTGCCTGACAAAGTGGGGATGCCGATATGATGCACCGCCGGGTTTTTAATTAAATCCCAACCCTGGTAAGACGCGGAACCGCCTTCATTAGTTAACATCAACGAAATCGCTTTAGCCAAGTCCAACGTTGAACCACCGCCCAAACCAACTACGGAAACCGGATTATTACCCTTGCCAAATTTCTGTACTTCAATGGTCAGTGCATCCACATAAGTGGTTTTGGGTTCATCGGTAACATCGACCCATAAAATCATATCCTGTGGACGTGTTGGAATACGTCCTTCCAGCGGCTTGCCTTTATGAACACTATCGACGGCAAAGACCACAAAATCGCGGTCGGTTTGGCGTTGTTCGGCTAAGACATCATCAAGCTGTTCAAAGGAGCCACGGCCAAAAATCATCCGTGGCACGGTTTTAAAATTACGAAATTTCATGTGGGAGTCCTTACTTTTTGAAAACGTTAGCAAACGCGTCTAGGCGCTTTTGAATGTCGGCATCGGTCCAGCTTAAATTAATCAGCATCG
This Thiomicrospira cyclica ALM1 DNA region includes the following protein-coding sequences:
- a CDS encoding iron-containing alcohol dehydrogenase family protein gives rise to the protein MKFRNFKTVPRMIFGRGSFEQLDDVLAEQRQTDRDFVVFAVDSVHKGKPLEGRIPTRPQDMILWVDVTDEPKTTYVDALTIEVQKFGKGNNPVSVVGLGGGSTLDLAKAISLMLTNEGGSASYQGWDLIKNPAVHHIGIPTLSGTGAEASRTTVLTGPDKKLGMNSDYTVFDQIIMDPDLIKGVPTEQWFYTGMDCYIHGIEALNGTYINEFARAFGEKSLDLCREVYIDDHPDADEKLMMASYMGGQSIAYSQVGACHALSYGLSYVLGYHHGIGNCIVMDVLDEFYPEGVREFREMMKKHNITLPKGITKGMSEDDMQKMIRVSSGLAPLWDNVYGPDWQQQVTPALLRSLFEKM